Proteins from one Pongo abelii isolate AG06213 chromosome 19, NHGRI_mPonAbe1-v2.0_pri, whole genome shotgun sequence genomic window:
- the ZNF18 gene encoding zinc finger protein 18 isoform X1, which translates to MPVDLGQALGLLPSLAKAEDSQFSESDAALQEELSSPETARQLFRQFRYQVMSGPHETLKQLRKLCFQWLQPEVHTKEQILEILMLEQFLTILPGEIQMWVRKQCPGSGEEAVTLVESLKGDPQRLWQWISIQVLGQDLLAEKMESPSCQVGEVEPHLEVVPQELGLENSSSGPGELLGHIVKEESDTEAGLALAASQPARLEERLIRDQDLGASLLPAAPQEQWRHLDSTQKEQYWDLMLETYGKMVSGAGISHPKSDLTNSIEFGDEPAGLYLHVNEKIPRPTCIGDRQENDKENLNLENHRDQELLHASCQASGEVPSQASLRGFFSEDEPGCFGEGENLPEALQNIQDEGTGEQLSPQERISEKQLGQHLPNPHSGEMSTMWLEEKRETSQKGQPRAPMAQKLPTCRECGKTFYRNSQLVFHQRTHTGETYFQCTICKKAFLRSSDFVKHQRTHTGEKPCKCDYCGKGFSDFSGLRHHEKIHTGEKPYKCPICEKSFIQRSNFNRHQRVHTGEKPYKCSHCGKSFSWSSSLDKHQRSHLGKKPFQ; encoded by the exons ATGCCCGTTGACTTGGGGCAGGCCCTAGGCCTGCTGCCATCACTGGCGAAGGCTGAGGACTCCCAGTTCTCAGAATCAGATGCTGCCCTTCAAGAGGAACTCTCCAGCCCTGAGACCGCACGCCAGCTTTTCAGGCAGTTCCGTTACCAGGTGATGTCTGGGCCTCATGAGACCCTGAAGCAACTTCGGAAGCTCTGTTTCCAGTGGCTACAGCCAGAGGTTCACACCAAAGAGCAGATCCTAGAGATCCTCATGTTGGAGCAGTTTCTGACCATCCTGCCTGGGGAGATCCAGATGTGGGTGCGGAAACAGTGTCCAGGAAGTGGAGAAGAGGCAGTGACCCTTGTGGAAAGCTTGAAGGGGGACCCCCAGAGACTGTGGCAATGG ATCAGTATCCAGGTTCTAGGACAGGACCTCTTAGCAGAGAAGATGGAATCTCCAAGCTGCCAAGTGGGGGAAGTGGAGCCCCATCTTGAAGTGGTGCCTCAGGAGCTGGGACTTGAGAATTCATCCTCAGGGCCTGGGGAGCTTCTGGGCCACATCGTGAAAGAGGAATCTGACACAGAAGCAGGACTAG CCCTGGCTGCCTCCCAGCCTGCCCGACTGGAGGAAAGGCTGATCAGAGACCAGGACCTCGGAGCCTCACTGCTCCCAGCAGCACCTCAG gaacagTGGAGACACCTGGATTCCACTCAAAAGGAGCAATACTGGGATCTCATGCTGGAGACCTATGGGAAAATGGTCTCAGGAG CAGGCATTTCCCATCCCAAATCTGACCTGACTAATTCAATAGAATTTGGGGACGAGCCGGCAGGACTATACCTTCATGTCAATGAGAAGATCCCAAGACCCACCTGCATAG gaGATAGACAAGAGAATGACAAGGAGAACCTAAACTTGGAGAATCACAGGGACCAGGAGCTCCTGCATGCTTCCTGTCAAGCTTCAGGAGAGGTTCCTTCTCAGGCTTCCTTGAGGGGCTTCTTCAGTGAGGATGAGCCAGGATGCTTTGGAGAAGGAGAGAATCTCCCTGAGGCTCTGCAAAACATTCAGGATGAGGGAACAGGGGAACAGCTCTCTCCTCAAGAAAGGATTTCTGAGAAACAACTAGGTCAGCATTTGCCTAATCCTCATTCAGGAGAAATGTCCACCATGTGGcttgaggagaagagagagacctcccagaaggggcagcCAAGAGCCCCCATGGCCCAGAAGCTCCCCACCTGCAGGGAGTGTGGGAAGACCTTTTATAGGAATTCTCAGCTTGTTTTTCACCAAAGAACTCACACCGGAGAGACATACTTTCAGTGCACCATCTGCAAAAAAGCCTTTCTGCGGAGTTCAGACTTTGTGAAGCATCAGAGAACTCACACAGGAGAGAAGCCCTGTAAATGTGATTACTGTGGGAAAGGCTTTAGTGACTTCTCAGGATTGCGCCACCACGAGAAAATCCACAcgggagagaaaccctataaatgtcCCATCTGTGAGAAAAGTTTCATTCAGAGATCAAACTTTAATAGACATCAGAGGgttcacacaggagagaaaccttataaatGTTCGCATTGTGGGAAAAGTTTCAGCTGGAGCTCGAGCCTTGACAAACATCAAAGATCCCACTTAGGAAAGAAGCCCTTTCAATAG
- the ZNF18 gene encoding zinc finger protein 18 isoform X2 yields the protein MPVDLGQALGLLPSLAKAEDSQFSESDAALQEELSSPETARQLFRQFRYQVMSGPHETLKQLRKLCFQWLQPEVHTKEQILEILMLEQFLTILPGEIQMWVRKQCPGSGEEAVTLVESLKGDPQRLWQWISIQVLGQDLLAEKMESPSCQVGEVEPHLEVVPQELGLENSSSGPGELLGHIVKEESDTEAGLALAASQPARLEERLIRDQDLGASLLPAAPQEQWRHLDSTQKEQYWDLMLETYGKMVSGGISHPKSDLTNSIEFGDEPAGLYLHVNEKIPRPTCIGDRQENDKENLNLENHRDQELLHASCQASGEVPSQASLRGFFSEDEPGCFGEGENLPEALQNIQDEGTGEQLSPQERISEKQLGQHLPNPHSGEMSTMWLEEKRETSQKGQPRAPMAQKLPTCRECGKTFYRNSQLVFHQRTHTGETYFQCTICKKAFLRSSDFVKHQRTHTGEKPCKCDYCGKGFSDFSGLRHHEKIHTGEKPYKCPICEKSFIQRSNFNRHQRVHTGEKPYKCSHCGKSFSWSSSLDKHQRSHLGKKPFQ from the exons ATGCCCGTTGACTTGGGGCAGGCCCTAGGCCTGCTGCCATCACTGGCGAAGGCTGAGGACTCCCAGTTCTCAGAATCAGATGCTGCCCTTCAAGAGGAACTCTCCAGCCCTGAGACCGCACGCCAGCTTTTCAGGCAGTTCCGTTACCAGGTGATGTCTGGGCCTCATGAGACCCTGAAGCAACTTCGGAAGCTCTGTTTCCAGTGGCTACAGCCAGAGGTTCACACCAAAGAGCAGATCCTAGAGATCCTCATGTTGGAGCAGTTTCTGACCATCCTGCCTGGGGAGATCCAGATGTGGGTGCGGAAACAGTGTCCAGGAAGTGGAGAAGAGGCAGTGACCCTTGTGGAAAGCTTGAAGGGGGACCCCCAGAGACTGTGGCAATGG ATCAGTATCCAGGTTCTAGGACAGGACCTCTTAGCAGAGAAGATGGAATCTCCAAGCTGCCAAGTGGGGGAAGTGGAGCCCCATCTTGAAGTGGTGCCTCAGGAGCTGGGACTTGAGAATTCATCCTCAGGGCCTGGGGAGCTTCTGGGCCACATCGTGAAAGAGGAATCTGACACAGAAGCAGGACTAG CCCTGGCTGCCTCCCAGCCTGCCCGACTGGAGGAAAGGCTGATCAGAGACCAGGACCTCGGAGCCTCACTGCTCCCAGCAGCACCTCAG gaacagTGGAGACACCTGGATTCCACTCAAAAGGAGCAATACTGGGATCTCATGCTGGAGACCTATGGGAAAATGGTCTCAGGAG GCATTTCCCATCCCAAATCTGACCTGACTAATTCAATAGAATTTGGGGACGAGCCGGCAGGACTATACCTTCATGTCAATGAGAAGATCCCAAGACCCACCTGCATAG gaGATAGACAAGAGAATGACAAGGAGAACCTAAACTTGGAGAATCACAGGGACCAGGAGCTCCTGCATGCTTCCTGTCAAGCTTCAGGAGAGGTTCCTTCTCAGGCTTCCTTGAGGGGCTTCTTCAGTGAGGATGAGCCAGGATGCTTTGGAGAAGGAGAGAATCTCCCTGAGGCTCTGCAAAACATTCAGGATGAGGGAACAGGGGAACAGCTCTCTCCTCAAGAAAGGATTTCTGAGAAACAACTAGGTCAGCATTTGCCTAATCCTCATTCAGGAGAAATGTCCACCATGTGGcttgaggagaagagagagacctcccagaaggggcagcCAAGAGCCCCCATGGCCCAGAAGCTCCCCACCTGCAGGGAGTGTGGGAAGACCTTTTATAGGAATTCTCAGCTTGTTTTTCACCAAAGAACTCACACCGGAGAGACATACTTTCAGTGCACCATCTGCAAAAAAGCCTTTCTGCGGAGTTCAGACTTTGTGAAGCATCAGAGAACTCACACAGGAGAGAAGCCCTGTAAATGTGATTACTGTGGGAAAGGCTTTAGTGACTTCTCAGGATTGCGCCACCACGAGAAAATCCACAcgggagagaaaccctataaatgtcCCATCTGTGAGAAAAGTTTCATTCAGAGATCAAACTTTAATAGACATCAGAGGgttcacacaggagagaaaccttataaatGTTCGCATTGTGGGAAAAGTTTCAGCTGGAGCTCGAGCCTTGACAAACATCAAAGATCCCACTTAGGAAAGAAGCCCTTTCAATAG